AAGGGGAACAttacaatttaaacaattaattacatggagcaaataaaatctatattacATGGAGAAAATAAAATctatactttttatataaatcaataatatccgctctacaagtacttttaggaataccctcaaacatCGTATTATAACTacgttgaatataagtaaaaAAACTCGGcctcgaaggaaaggaaaatgatagAGCATGaaaagctaccattttagctatctcTACACGGTCTTTCTTCTTGTTGTAACTAAAAGTTTTTTTGGTATGTGGGTTTATTGTTTTTTGAGTACCCCCGGAACCCGTTCGCTTTCCCCAAACATCCTTATGTTTTGTCACTAAATGACACGATAGTGAACACGTTCCCCCATCCTTATTGTTCCTTCACTTGAACTGAAATGTTTTTTCCACATATATTACATGTGACTATTTCTTTCTCCCTATCTTTAGTCATATAATTCCAAACTTTAAAGGTTGGCTTACGAGTGGGTTTTGGCGGTGCATCTTCTGTTTGTGATTGTTGTGCTTGTGTATCTCCTATCGGATGTTCCAGTgattgtgtttcatcatcatcatcaacttgGTGAAAGGTTGAGGCAAATCGGTGTTCCATTACTTCGCTATCCAAAATTGGATTATTTTCACTAATGTCATAACCTATATTAGGTGTTTCACCCACAAATGTTTCATCCATATTTCCCCTCCCCCTACCACTGCTACTACTACCACCACCAAAGAAGCTTCATAATTAAATAGCAAGAaattaaatcacaagaaaataaaacgcaggaaattaaattgcgaaaattaaattgcaagaattaaattgcgaaaattaaagatagagttggaacgaaggtaccaaattgccggaataAATTCCGACAATACAAACGTTGAATttaaggcggctagaattgcaaatccaccaaagctttgaAGCTACTTCGGACTGTTGCAAAATCTCCAACTCCACCAACATTTTGTTTATATAAttgcaaaatataaaattaaaacttAAAGGAAACTTTATAGTgtataattgagagaaattgtACTTTTAAAGTGGCTAGTTGTTGAGAAATAGCTATAAATTGAGAGAAATTGAGAGAAAGTGTAGAGAGAATTTGTgtggatgaaaataaaatggaaaggGGTTTATATAGGAGTGAGGGAGGgattaaagtgttaaaaataaaagtttggggggttggggggtggTGGGGGCCAAACAATCAGATTTTGGTCGTTGCCAACGGCCATTTCTGCAAATTGGTCCATTGGGAAACGACCCAGTAACTGCTATATttggatgaattaaaaaaaaaattacttcgaCCTGTTCACCGGTTGACCGGTCCACCGGATCCAATTTTGCCAACCCGTAACCAGCCCATCTCAAACGGGTATCCGTCAATCGGGAACGGGAATCTCGGTCCGGGTTCGGGAACGGTTTAGCGGGTTTCGGTCACCGGTTACAACCGGTTCTCCCGAACCGTTTGACAGGTTTAGTATAAATCAATCTTTCATATATACCAAAACTAATCTATTAGGTTTTTGGATAGGAGTGAGAGAGGACCTATTTTTGCTACTATCCCACATGAGTATGGTTGAATTGTACTGAGAAAATGGAACTGAATACCCACTAATTAGGCAATCTCTAAATTCCAAACATGTCTCTTACAAGTCTCCTAAAAGTCAGGAGCAAGCTAAGCAGTTCCCCATAATTCCAAACATGTTTCTTACGTTTCTTGTTGTCATAAGTTAAATCCTCATTTTGGATATGAATTCAATTACTAAATGAGAAGTGCCCCCAAAAATTAAGCCTACTTCCTTAATTCCCTCTTTGTTCGGGATTTGGATTCTAGTTGGTACGAAAACTGTATTCGTAGTTCAAGTAGTCATAAATGTATctgtgaagttgagaagatattcaagccaattcctactcaaaagcggaaagaaataaaaggaaactttttctttgttggttttcgagtgttattgggatttagatcatttctaggaaaggattagacctagtagtataagtacatgctagctaggatttattaagGACATAAcatagaacctaagagtattcaatcttgtaacttactttctcccttgatattaataaaagtgtcgaccgttctccgtggactaggattacatcgatccgaaccacgttaattactgtgtttttatcgtttctgcgctaacaattggtatcagaagcCTACAGGTCGTGAGATCTAGGAGACGAGGAGACTATGGCATCTATGAAGTTTGAAGAAGCAAATTTTGGTGGGCGAAGTAATAACTTCAACATCTGGAAGATCAAGATCATGGCGTTGTTATGGAAAGAAGGATCACTCTATACTTTGGATGACTCGTATCCCGAAAATACAAAAGAGGCCGAGAAGAAGAAGATTGAGATGGATGCGTTTAGCGCAATTCAATTATCCTTATCAGACAGCGTGTTATGTGAAGTCAATACCGAGAAAACAGCTGCGAGTttgtggaagaaacttgaagatctcTACTAGAAGAAATCAAAAACAACTACAATGTTGTTAAGGCAGCCTTTACACACCTTCAAGATGAAGACAGGTACAACTTTACAGGATCATCTTGATGTTTTTAATAAATTGGCTATGGATCTTACTCATGCTGATATTAAAGTGGGAGATGAAGAACTAGCGTGCATTCTAGTGTTTTCATTATCACCGGCATACAAAGACGTAGTTAATTCAATGATGTACAATAAGGAGGTGGTCATGTTACAGATGGTAAGACATGCATTGAATTCGGATGAATTAAGAAACcatatcaataatgatgagaaAGAGGACTATGGTGAGGGTTTGACGGTTAGAGGTCGCTCAAGCCAAAGAGGAAGAGGCCAATCAGTAGCTAGGTCAAATTCTGGGAAAAGGGTGAGTAGGAAGGATGTTAAATATTGGGGTTGTCATCAAAAAGGTCACTTTGAGAGGGATTGCCCGACTAAGAAGATTGATAAAACAATAGTCAGTGCATCTACGGTTTAGGTAGCTCAGACATCTGGAGAAGATTATGTGCTAACTGCTTCAACAGATGACATTCAGACACATAAGTGGATTTTAAATTCAGCTTGTACCTTTCACATGTGCTTCAGAAAAGATTGGTTTACTAGCTACGAGTAGGCGAGTGAGACTGTACTTATGGGTAACGATACAGTACATGAAATAGCAGGCATTAATTCAGCCCGTATACAGTGTCATGACGGACTCATAAGAACATTAGCTAATGTTCGACATGTtcctgatatgaaaaagaatctgAGCTCTCTTGGTACTCTTGATAAGCTCGGAAACAAATATGCGGGTGAAGATGGTCATATTAAAGGCCAAACTGGAGGGTGGTCTTTATGTACTTATGGGCAGCACCATTCTAGGTACTGTGAATGCTGCAACCTCACAATTATCAGATGATGACAAGGCTAAGATATGGCATATGAGGTTAGGTCACATGAGCGAGAGGGGGTGGGCAATTTTGAGCAACCAAAACCTTTTGAAAGGTGATAAGATtagtacacttgatttttgtgagCATTGTGTCCTTGGAAAGCAGAAACGTGTCAGCTTTAGCACGGGCAAGCACAAAACTAAAGGGGTACTTGACAACATTCATTCAGATTTATGGGGTCCATCTCAGGTTCCATCCAAAGGTGGAAAGAGGTATCTTCttactttcattgatgatttttcacGCCAGGTTTGGGTATACTTCTTAAAGGCTAAAAGTGATGTCTATGAGAACTTCAAAActggaagacattaattgaaaaTCAGTATGGCAGAAAGATTAAGTGTCTCCGAATAGATAATGGCTTGGAGATCTGCAAGATTCATGGTATATTGAGACATAGAACTGTTAGGCATACAcca
The sequence above is a segment of the Lycium barbarum isolate Lr01 chromosome 6, ASM1917538v2, whole genome shotgun sequence genome. Coding sequences within it:
- the LOC132644397 gene encoding uncharacterized protein LOC132644397, with product MKTGTTLQDHLDVFNKLAMDLTHADIKVGDEELACILVFSLSPAYKDVVNSMMYNKEVVMLQMVRHALNSDELRNHINNDEKEDYGEGLTVRGRSSQRGRGQSVARSNSGKRVAQTSGEDYVLTASTDDIQTHKWILNSACTFHMCFRKDWFTSYE